A portion of the Pseudomonas sp. GR 6-02 genome contains these proteins:
- a CDS encoding MarR family winged helix-turn-helix transcriptional regulator, whose product MKRTDKTVPADLKLSDFLCFAVYSTNLAFGKAYKPILEHLGLTYTQYITIVALWEEDHQTVGSLGEKLFLESNTLTPILKKLEAMGYLQRQRDPEDERQVRISLTKSGRQLREDRPETGLSHATGLEPDEFTQLQNAIVKLRNNLIKSTKAEG is encoded by the coding sequence ATGAAACGCACTGACAAGACCGTCCCCGCTGATCTGAAGCTCTCCGACTTCCTGTGTTTTGCGGTCTATTCCACGAACCTGGCCTTCGGCAAGGCCTACAAGCCGATACTCGAGCACTTGGGGCTCACCTATACGCAATACATCACCATCGTTGCGCTATGGGAGGAAGACCACCAAACCGTGGGCAGCCTGGGCGAGAAGCTGTTTCTCGAATCGAACACGCTCACACCGATCCTGAAGAAACTGGAAGCGATGGGCTACCTGCAAAGGCAACGTGATCCCGAGGACGAGCGGCAGGTGCGGATCAGCCTAACGAAAAGCGGTCGACAGCTACGCGAAGACCGCCCCGAAACGGGCCTTTCCCACGCAACGGGTCTGGAACCGGACGAGTTCACACAGTTGCAGAACGCGATCGTGAAACTGCGCAACAACCTCATCAAATCGACGAAAGCCGAGGGATGA
- a CDS encoding Ohr family peroxiredoxin yields the protein MSKIEKVLMTGKTHTTASAAGNTSRGHNGSLDITLSSPGSAKPAHVFAAVQPHPTAEQLFAGAWSACYTAAVGLVANDMNVVLPSDLSVDIEVDLGQTGAAYFLQARLTLRVPGLTHDVATTLAHTADQICPYSKATRGNIDVALNVLTV from the coding sequence ATGAGCAAGATCGAAAAAGTCCTGATGACCGGCAAGACTCACACCACCGCCAGCGCCGCTGGCAACACGTCGCGTGGCCATAACGGCAGCCTCGACATCACGCTGTCGTCGCCTGGAAGCGCGAAACCGGCGCACGTGTTCGCCGCTGTTCAGCCACACCCGACCGCCGAGCAACTGTTCGCCGGTGCATGGTCGGCCTGTTACACCGCCGCTGTCGGGCTGGTGGCCAATGACATGAACGTGGTGCTGCCGTCTGATCTGTCGGTCGACATCGAAGTCGATCTGGGCCAGACCGGTGCGGCGTACTTCCTTCAGGCTCGATTGACGCTCCGCGTGCCGGGGCTGACGCACGACGTTGCGACGACACTGGCGCACACCGCCGATCAGATTTGCCCGTACTCGAAGGCGACGCGCGGCAATATCGACGTGGCCCTGAACGTCCTCACGGTTTAA
- a CDS encoding quinone oxidoreductase family protein yields MAKAVRFYETGGPEVLRYEEVEVGEPGPGQVRLRHVAVGLNYADTYFRNGTYPIPMPNGMGVEASGVVQAIGEGVTNVRVGDRVTYTGFLNTLGAYSTERLIPAAPLIKLPETISFETAAAMTMRGLTSSYLMRRIYDFKAGDSILLHAAAGGVGLIVAQWAKLLGLTVIGTVSTEVKGEIARAHGCDHVINYSHEDVAQRVRELTDGVGVNVVFDSVGKNTFMGSLDSLKRRGLMVCVGTASGPIPAVDPVLLAMKGSLFMTRPALADYIADPAEKAALANELFDHVGSGRIRIEINQHYALQDAVQAHRDLESRKTTGSSIFVI; encoded by the coding sequence ATGGCCAAAGCCGTACGCTTCTACGAAACCGGTGGTCCCGAAGTCCTCCGTTATGAGGAGGTCGAAGTCGGTGAGCCCGGTCCAGGCCAGGTTCGTCTGCGTCATGTGGCGGTGGGCCTGAACTATGCCGATACCTACTTTCGCAATGGCACTTATCCGATCCCGATGCCCAATGGCATGGGGGTCGAAGCCTCCGGCGTGGTCCAGGCGATCGGCGAGGGGGTTACCAACGTGCGCGTGGGGGATCGCGTCACCTACACCGGTTTTCTCAATACATTGGGTGCCTACAGCACCGAACGGTTGATCCCGGCCGCACCGCTGATCAAATTGCCGGAAACCATCAGTTTCGAGACCGCCGCGGCGATGACCATGCGCGGCCTGACGTCGTCGTACCTGATGCGGCGCATTTACGATTTCAAGGCCGGCGACAGCATTCTGCTGCACGCCGCCGCCGGTGGTGTGGGCCTGATCGTGGCGCAGTGGGCCAAGCTGCTTGGCCTGACCGTCATCGGCACCGTGTCCACCGAGGTCAAGGGCGAAATCGCCCGGGCCCATGGCTGCGACCATGTGATCAATTACAGCCATGAAGACGTCGCCCAGCGTGTGCGCGAGTTGACGGACGGCGTTGGTGTCAACGTGGTGTTCGACAGTGTCGGCAAGAACACCTTCATGGGTTCCCTGGATTCGCTCAAGCGTCGCGGCCTGATGGTGTGCGTCGGCACGGCCTCCGGTCCGATCCCGGCTGTCGATCCGGTACTGCTGGCGATGAAAGGCTCGCTGTTCATGACCCGTCCGGCCCTGGCCGACTACATCGCCGACCCGGCGGAAAAAGCCGCGTTGGCCAATGAGCTGTTCGACCATGTCGGCAGCGGTCGGATCAGGATCGAGATCAACCAGCACTATGCCTTGCAGGATGCCGTCCAGGCCCATCGCGACCTGGAATCACGCAAGACCACGGGCTCATCGATTTTCGTCATTTAA
- a CDS encoding ABC transporter substrate-binding protein, with amino-acid sequence MNKTELLGALALCAASLLAHADEDSLRIGIEAAYPPFSFKTPEGNVSGFDYDIGNALCAEMKVKCEWVIQEFDGMIPSLKVRKIDAVLSSMSITEDRMKSVDFSKKYYHTPGKFAMKTGSVINDPLVDLKGKKVGVQRASTYDRFATEQLAQAGVEVVRYGSQNEAFLDLASGRLDATLADIVNTDESFIKTPIGKGFALVGPDINDPKYFGRGAGIAVRKGDSANVARLSAAIDAIRANGKYQQVMAKYFAFDIYGE; translated from the coding sequence ATGAACAAGACAGAACTTCTAGGTGCTCTGGCACTGTGCGCCGCAAGCTTGCTGGCACACGCCGACGAGGACAGCCTGCGTATCGGCATCGAAGCCGCCTACCCGCCCTTCTCCTTCAAGACGCCGGAGGGCAATGTCAGTGGTTTCGATTACGACATCGGCAACGCGCTGTGCGCAGAGATGAAGGTCAAATGCGAGTGGGTCATCCAGGAATTCGACGGCATGATCCCGTCGCTCAAAGTGCGCAAGATCGACGCTGTGCTGTCGTCGATGTCGATCACTGAAGACCGGATGAAGTCGGTCGACTTCAGCAAAAAGTACTACCACACGCCGGGCAAGTTCGCGATGAAGACCGGCAGCGTGATCAACGACCCGCTGGTCGATCTCAAAGGCAAGAAAGTCGGCGTACAACGCGCCTCGACCTACGACCGTTTCGCCACTGAGCAACTGGCGCAAGCCGGCGTCGAGGTGGTCCGCTACGGCTCACAAAATGAAGCCTTCCTCGATCTGGCATCAGGTCGCCTGGACGCCACCCTCGCCGACATCGTCAACACCGATGAGAGCTTTATCAAAACCCCCATAGGTAAAGGTTTCGCTCTGGTTGGGCCGGACATCAACGACCCGAAATACTTCGGCAGAGGCGCCGGGATCGCGGTGCGTAAAGGCGACAGTGCGAACGTTGCACGCCTGAGCGCAGCGATTGACGCCATCCGCGCCAATGGCAAGTACCAGCAAGTGATGGCCAAGTACTTCGCCTTCGATATCTACGGCGAATAA
- a CDS encoding MFS transporter: MAFHPIAADDDDGSGVGVARKYAWIVFALTFGLLISDYMSRQVLNAVFPMLKGEWALSDGQLGLLSGVVALMVGLLTFPLSLLADRFGRVKSLALMALLWSLATLGCALAQDYQQMFIARFMVGVGEAAYGSVGIAVVISVFPKHMRATLASAFMAGGMFGSVLGMALGGAIAAKLGWRWSFAGMALFGLLLAVLYPIIVKEARIAPQRAAQAANKAAAAVKRPLRTLFSSRSVIAAYIGSGLQLFVGGTVIVWMPSYLNRYYDMATDKAGGVAAIIVLCSGAGMILCGMLSDRLCRPSPERKVALAIAYCLGSCLLLSTAFALPPGPVQLVLICLGMLIAAGTTGPCGAMVANLTHYSVHGTAFATLTLANNMLGLAPGPFITGRVSDLIGLQAAFQMVPLVSIAAAAVFFYAKCHYHKDMARLQGEQVHDSIGKAVLEVKL, encoded by the coding sequence ATGGCCTTTCACCCAATCGCCGCAGACGATGACGACGGCAGTGGCGTCGGCGTTGCGCGCAAGTATGCCTGGATCGTCTTCGCACTGACGTTCGGCCTGCTGATTTCCGATTACATGTCGCGTCAGGTACTGAATGCGGTGTTCCCGATGCTCAAGGGCGAGTGGGCCCTGAGCGACGGTCAGCTCGGTCTGCTCAGTGGCGTTGTCGCCCTGATGGTCGGCCTGCTCACCTTCCCCTTGTCGTTGTTGGCGGATCGCTTCGGTCGGGTCAAGAGCCTGGCGTTGATGGCGCTGTTGTGGAGCCTGGCCACACTGGGCTGCGCGTTGGCGCAGGACTACCAGCAGATGTTTATCGCCCGCTTCATGGTGGGGGTCGGTGAGGCGGCCTATGGCAGCGTCGGCATCGCGGTGGTGATTTCGGTGTTTCCCAAACACATGCGTGCAACGCTGGCCAGTGCCTTCATGGCGGGCGGCATGTTTGGCTCGGTATTAGGCATGGCGCTGGGCGGTGCCATCGCCGCCAAACTGGGCTGGCGCTGGTCGTTCGCCGGCATGGCGCTGTTCGGCCTGCTGCTGGCGGTGCTTTACCCGATCATCGTCAAGGAAGCACGCATTGCTCCGCAACGTGCCGCGCAGGCGGCGAACAAGGCGGCTGCCGCGGTCAAGCGTCCGCTACGTACGCTGTTTTCCAGCCGCTCGGTGATCGCTGCCTACATCGGCAGTGGCTTGCAACTGTTCGTCGGCGGCACCGTGATCGTGTGGATGCCCAGCTACCTCAATCGTTATTACGACATGGCCACGGACAAGGCGGGCGGCGTCGCGGCGATCATCGTGCTGTGCAGCGGCGCGGGGATGATCCTGTGCGGCATGCTCAGCGATCGACTGTGTCGCCCTTCGCCGGAGCGCAAAGTCGCTTTGGCCATCGCCTATTGCCTGGGCAGTTGTCTGCTGTTGTCGACGGCCTTCGCCCTGCCGCCAGGGCCTGTGCAATTGGTGCTGATCTGCCTGGGGATGTTGATTGCCGCCGGCACGACCGGTCCTTGCGGAGCCATGGTTGCCAACCTGACCCATTACTCGGTCCATGGCACGGCCTTCGCCACGCTGACCTTGGCCAACAACATGCTGGGGCTGGCGCCTGGGCCGTTCATCACCGGCCGGGTGTCCGACCTCATCGGCTTGCAGGCGGCTTTTCAAATGGTGCCACTGGTCAGTATCGCGGCAGCGGCCGTGTTCTTTTACGCCAAGTGTCATTACCACAAGGACATGGCCCGGCTTCAGGGCGAGCAAGTCCACGATTCGATTGGCAAAGCGGTGTTAGAGGTGAAGTTGTGA
- a CDS encoding 3-keto-5-aminohexanoate cleavage protein produces the protein MQFFDDSLHPENMEKVVITVAPYGPEWMPEDFPEDIPLTMDEQVQKAVDCYEAGATVLHLHVRELDGKGSKRLSKFNELIAGVREAVPDMIIQVGGSISFAPESDGEEAKWLSDDTRHMLAELTPKPDQVTVAINTTQMNIMELLYPEYLEGTSLANPAYQAAYSEMTVPAGPAWVAEHLKRLMDNGIQPHFQLTGMHAMETLERLVRKGVYRGPLNLTWIGIGGGFDGPNPFNFFNFIHRAPDGCTLTAESLLKNVLPFNTMALAMGLHPRVGIEDTIIDQKGKRFSSVQQIEQTVRIAHELGREIATGKEAREIYRIGVQYPSIEETLLANGMAPNRKAGQKGVPQRG, from the coding sequence ATGCAATTCTTCGACGATTCCCTGCACCCGGAAAACATGGAAAAGGTGGTCATCACCGTGGCCCCGTATGGCCCCGAGTGGATGCCGGAAGACTTTCCCGAAGACATCCCGTTGACCATGGATGAGCAGGTGCAGAAAGCGGTCGATTGTTATGAGGCGGGTGCCACGGTTTTGCACCTGCACGTGCGCGAACTGGACGGCAAGGGTTCCAAGCGTCTGTCCAAGTTCAACGAGTTGATCGCCGGTGTGCGTGAAGCCGTGCCGGACATGATCATCCAGGTTGGTGGTTCGATTTCTTTCGCACCCGAAAGCGATGGTGAAGAGGCCAAGTGGCTGTCTGACGACACTCGCCACATGCTCGCGGAGCTGACGCCAAAACCGGATCAGGTCACGGTGGCTATCAACACCACCCAGATGAACATCATGGAGCTGCTGTATCCGGAATACCTGGAAGGTACGTCCCTGGCCAACCCTGCCTATCAGGCGGCCTACAGCGAAATGACCGTACCGGCAGGCCCGGCCTGGGTCGCCGAACACCTCAAGCGCCTGATGGACAACGGCATCCAGCCGCATTTCCAACTGACCGGCATGCATGCCATGGAGACCCTTGAACGCCTGGTTCGCAAAGGCGTGTACAGGGGGCCGTTGAACCTGACCTGGATTGGCATCGGTGGTGGTTTCGATGGCCCCAATCCGTTCAACTTCTTCAACTTCATCCATCGCGCGCCGGACGGTTGCACTCTGACCGCCGAATCGCTGCTCAAGAACGTACTGCCGTTCAATACCATGGCGCTGGCGATGGGGCTGCACCCTCGCGTGGGGATTGAAGACACGATCATTGATCAGAAGGGCAAGCGTTTCAGCTCGGTGCAGCAAATCGAGCAAACCGTACGCATTGCCCATGAACTGGGTCGCGAAATCGCCACCGGTAAAGAAGCTCGCGAGATCTATCGCATCGGTGTGCAGTACCCAAGCATCGAAGAAACCCTGTTGGCCAATGGCATGGCCCCCAACCGCAAGGCTGGACAAAAAGGTGTGCCGCAACGCGGCTGA
- a CDS encoding TauD/TfdA dioxygenase family protein produces MKVEQLTCSIGAELLGVNLADAVHDDGLFAEIRAQLLTHRVVFLRDQEITRAEHVAFARRFGELEDHPVAGSDPDHPGLVRIYKRPDQPMDRYENAWHTDATWREAPPMGCVLRCVECPPVGGDTMWANMVEAYARLPDDVKAKIADLRARHSIEASFGAAMPIEKRLALKAMYPDAEHPVVRTHPETGEKVLFVNAFTTHLSNYHTPERVRFGQDANPGASELLRYLISQAYIPEYQVRWRWKPNSIAIWDNRSTQHYAVMDYPPCHRKMERAGIIGDKT; encoded by the coding sequence GTGAAAGTCGAACAGTTGACTTGCAGCATTGGCGCGGAACTGCTGGGCGTCAACCTCGCCGATGCGGTGCATGACGACGGTCTTTTTGCCGAGATCCGTGCTCAGTTGCTCACGCATCGCGTGGTGTTCCTGCGTGATCAGGAGATCACCCGCGCCGAGCACGTGGCCTTCGCCCGGCGCTTTGGCGAACTGGAGGATCACCCGGTGGCCGGCAGTGATCCGGATCATCCAGGGCTGGTGCGCATCTACAAGCGCCCGGACCAGCCGATGGACCGTTATGAGAACGCCTGGCACACCGATGCGACCTGGCGCGAAGCGCCGCCAATGGGCTGTGTGTTGCGTTGCGTGGAATGCCCGCCAGTTGGCGGCGACACCATGTGGGCCAACATGGTGGAGGCCTACGCGCGGTTGCCGGATGACGTAAAGGCGAAGATCGCCGACCTGCGTGCGCGCCACAGCATCGAAGCGAGTTTCGGTGCCGCGATGCCGATTGAAAAGCGTCTGGCGCTCAAGGCGATGTACCCGGATGCCGAGCATCCGGTGGTCCGTACCCATCCGGAGACTGGCGAAAAGGTCCTGTTCGTCAACGCCTTTACCACCCACTTGAGCAACTACCACACCCCCGAGCGGGTGCGCTTCGGCCAGGACGCCAACCCGGGTGCCAGTGAGTTGCTGCGCTACCTGATCAGCCAGGCTTACATCCCCGAGTACCAGGTGCGCTGGCGCTGGAAACCCAACAGCATTGCCATCTGGGACAACCGCAGTACCCAGCACTACGCCGTCATGGATTACCCGCCATGCCATCGCAAGATGGAACGCGCCGGCATCATCGGCGACAAGACTTAA